The following coding sequences lie in one Arabidopsis thaliana chromosome 3, partial sequence genomic window:
- a CDS encoding phosphopantothenoylcysteine decarboxylase subunit (unknown protein; INVOLVED IN: biological_process unknown; LOCATED IN: chloroplast; EXPRESSED IN: shoot apex, hypocotyl, root, leaf; Has 6931 Blast hits to 2036 proteins in 230 species: Archae - 7; Bacteria - 933; Metazoa - 1824; Fungi - 836; Plants - 482; Viruses - 218; Other Eukaryotes - 2631 (source: NCBI BLink).), with protein sequence MASASSSAARSLIRDGKSLTNLFLRGRKINLTETVQNNGPAIRSLLCFNQMPAASQYPVYSETFPVMKSGLRVGFVQKEAVSERVGKMEAAHGKRVVDNKDADSEEDTDFDEDEIDDVDFEDDEDSDEDDEEEEDDKYTRKKK encoded by the coding sequence ATGGCTTCAGCTTCATCATCGGCGGCGAGATCACTCATCCGCGACGGAAAATCGTTGACGAATCTATTCCTCCGTGGACGTAAGATCAATCTCACCGAGACAGTACAGAACAATGGACCGGCCATTCGATCTCTGCTTTGTTTTAACCAGATGCCGGCGGCTAGCCAATACCCTGTTTACTCTGAAACTTTTCCGGTTATGAAATCCGGTTTACGTGTCGGCTTCGTTCAGAAGGAGGCCGTTTCGGAGAGAGTAGGGAAAATGGAGGCGGCTCATGGAAAGCGAGTGGTGGACAACAAAGATGCTGATTCAGAGGAGGACACGGATTTTGATGAAGACGAGATTGATGACGTTGACTttgaagacgatgaagattctgacgaagatgatgaggaagaggaggatgaCAAGTacacaaggaagaagaagtaa
- the TRX-M4 gene encoding thioredoxin M-type 4 (thioredoxin M-type 4 (TRX-M4); FUNCTIONS IN: enzyme activator activity; INVOLVED IN: response to oxidative stress, positive regulation of catalytic activity; LOCATED IN: thylakoid, chloroplast thylakoid membrane, cell wall, chloroplast, chloroplast envelope; EXPRESSED IN: 24 plant structures; EXPRESSED DURING: 13 growth stages; CONTAINS InterPro DOMAIN/s: Thioredoxin fold (InterPro:IPR012335), Thioredoxin, core (InterPro:IPR015467), Thioredoxin domain (InterPro:IPR013766), Thioredoxin, conserved site (InterPro:IPR017937), Thioredoxin (InterPro:IPR005746), Thioredoxin-like subdomain (InterPro:IPR006662), Thioredoxin-like (InterPro:IPR017936), Thioredoxin-like fold (InterPro:IPR012336); BEST Arabidopsis thaliana protein match is: thioredoxin M-type 1 (TAIR:AT1G03680.1); Has 22907 Blast hits to 21478 proteins in 3001 species: Archae - 325; Bacteria - 11943; Metazoa - 2959; Fungi - 1292; Plants - 2075; Viruses - 15; Other Eukaryotes - 4298 (source: NCBI BLink).), which translates to MASLLDSVTVTRVFSLPIAASVSSSSAAPSVSRRRISPARFLEFRGLKSSRSLVTQSASLGANRRTRIARGGRIACEAQDTTAAAVEVPNLSDSEWQTKVLESDVPVLVEFWAPWCGPCRMIHPIVDQLAKDFAGKFKFYKINTDESPNTANRYGIRSVPTVIIFKGGEKKDSIIGAVPRETLEKTIERFLVE; encoded by the exons ATGGCGTCGTTACTCGATTCCGTCACCGTGACCCGCGTGTTTTCTCTGCCGATTGCGGCTTCGGTCTCGTCTTCTTCAGCTGCTCCGTCGGTTTCACGACGCCGGATTTCTCCCGCCAGGTTTCTGGAATTCAGAGGTTTGAAGTCTTCGCGGAGTTTGGTGACTCAGTCGGCCAGTCTGGGTGCGAATCGTAGAACCAGAATCGCTCGCGGTGGACGAATCGCCTGTGAGGCTCAGGACACCACTGCCGCCGCCGTCGAAG TACCAAATCTGTCTGATTCAGAATGGCAAACAAAGGTTCTGGAATCAGATGTCCCAGTTCTGGTCGAGTTCTGGGCACCATGGTGTGGACCTTGCCGTATGATTCACCCCATAGTTGACCAGCTAGCCAAAGATTTCGCAGGGAAGTTCAAATTCTACAAAATCAACACTGACGAGAGCCCAAATACAGCAAACCGTTACGGGATACGAAGCGTTCCAACAGTAATCATCTTCAAAGGCGGTGAGAAGAAAGATAGCATCATTGGAGCTGTGCCTAGAGAGACGTTGGAGAAAACTATAGAAAGATtcttggtcgagtaa
- the EXPA12 gene encoding expansin 12 (expansin 12 (EXPA12); INVOLVED IN: plant-type cell wall organization, unidimensional cell growth, plant-type cell wall loosening; LOCATED IN: endomembrane system, extracellular region; EXPRESSED IN: root; CONTAINS InterPro DOMAIN/s: Barwin-related endoglucanase (InterPro:IPR009009), Pollen allergen, N-terminal (InterPro:IPR014734), Expansin (InterPro:IPR002963), Rare lipoprotein A (InterPro:IPR005132), Expansin/Lol pI (InterPro:IPR007118), Expansin 45, endoglucanase-like (InterPro:IPR007112), Pollen allergen/expansin, C-terminal (InterPro:IPR007117); BEST Arabidopsis thaliana protein match is: expansin A17 (TAIR:AT4G01630.1); Has 2144 Blast hits to 2141 proteins in 152 species: Archae - 0; Bacteria - 0; Metazoa - 0; Fungi - 40; Plants - 2066; Viruses - 0; Other Eukaryotes - 38 (source: NCBI BLink).), whose protein sequence is MDMKGTYLVTVILLVSTLSVGMCSNGWIRAHATYYGVNDSPASLGGACGYDNPYHAGFGAHTAALSGELFRSGESCGGCYQVRCDFPADPKWCLRGAAVTVTATNFCPTNNNNGWCNLPRHHFDMSSPAFFRIARRGNEGIVPVFYRRVGCKRRGGVRFTMRGQGNFNMVMISNVGGGGSVRSVAVRGSKGKTWLQMTRNWGANWQSSGDLRGQRLSFKVTLTDSKTQTFLNVVPSSWWFGQTFSSRGRQFV, encoded by the exons atggatatgAAGGGAACATACTTAGTAACGGTTATTCTCTTGGTTAGTACGTTAAGTGTGGGGATGTGTTCTAACGGTTGGATAAGAGCTCATGCAACGTATTATGGTGTCAATGATAGCCCTGCTTCACTTG GAGGAGCTTGTGGGTATGACAATCCGTACCACGCCGGATTCGGAGCACACACGGCGGCGCTAAGCGGTGAGCTATTCAGAAGCGGTGAGTCATGCGGTGGGTGCTACCAGGTGAGGTGCGACTTTCCGGCGGATCCTAAGTGGTGTCTCCGAGGAGCCGCCGTGACGGTGACGGCTACAAACTTTTGCCCAACGAATAACAATAATGGTTGGTGCAATCTCCCTCGCCATCACTTTGACATGTCCTCCCCCGCTTTCTTCCGCATTGCCCGTCGCGGCAATGAAGGCATCGTCCCCGTCTTCTATCGCCG ggTGGGATGCAAAAGAAGAGGAGGCGTGAGGTTCACGATGAGAGGGCAAGGTAACTTCAATATGGTAATGATCTCAAACGTTGGTGGTGGCGGCTCGGTGAGATCAGTAGCGGTGAGAGGCTCAAAGGGAAAGACTTGGCTTCAGATGACCCGTAATTGGGGTGCCAACTGGCAGAGCTCCGGTGATCTCCGGGGACAGAGACTCTCCTTCAAAGTTACTCTGACGGACAGCAAAACGCAGACATTTTTGAACGTTGTCCCTTCTTCTTGGTGGTTTGGCCAAACCTTCTCTTCTCGAGGAAGACAATTCGTTTAA
- the EXPA12 gene encoding expansin 12, with the protein MDMKGTYLVTVILLVSTLSVGMCSNGWIRAHATYYGVNDSPASLGKKAIKLLFNIRFCYFKVCMVNLFFRYNFIGGACGYDNPYHAGFGAHTAALSGELFRSGESCGGCYQVRCDFPADPKWCLRGAAVTVTATNFCPTNNNNGWCNLPRHHFDMSSPAFFRIARRGNEGIVPVFYRRVGCKRRGGVRFTMRGQGNFNMVMISNVGGGGSVRSVAVRGSKGKTWLQMTRNWGANWQSSGDLRGQRLSFKVTLTDSKTQTFLNVVPSSWWFGQTFSSRGRQFV; encoded by the exons atggatatgAAGGGAACATACTTAGTAACGGTTATTCTCTTGGTTAGTACGTTAAGTGTGGGGATGTGTTCTAACGGTTGGATAAGAGCTCATGCAACGTATTATGGTGTCAATGATAGCCCTGCTTCACTTGGTAAAAAGGCCATTAAACTATTGTTTAATATACGTTTTTGTTACTTCAAAGTTTGTAtggtaaatttgttttttagataCAATTTTATAGGAGGAGCTTGTGGGTATGACAATCCGTACCACGCCGGATTCGGAGCACACACGGCGGCGCTAAGCGGTGAGCTATTCAGAAGCGGTGAGTCATGCGGTGGGTGCTACCAGGTGAGGTGCGACTTTCCGGCGGATCCTAAGTGGTGTCTCCGAGGAGCCGCCGTGACGGTGACGGCTACAAACTTTTGCCCAACGAATAACAATAATGGTTGGTGCAATCTCCCTCGCCATCACTTTGACATGTCCTCCCCCGCTTTCTTCCGCATTGCCCGTCGCGGCAATGAAGGCATCGTCCCCGTCTTCTATCGCCG ggTGGGATGCAAAAGAAGAGGAGGCGTGAGGTTCACGATGAGAGGGCAAGGTAACTTCAATATGGTAATGATCTCAAACGTTGGTGGTGGCGGCTCGGTGAGATCAGTAGCGGTGAGAGGCTCAAAGGGAAAGACTTGGCTTCAGATGACCCGTAATTGGGGTGCCAACTGGCAGAGCTCCGGTGATCTCCGGGGACAGAGACTCTCCTTCAAAGTTACTCTGACGGACAGCAAAACGCAGACATTTTTGAACGTTGTCCCTTCTTCTTGGTGGTTTGGCCAAACCTTCTCTTCTCGAGGAAGACAATTCGTTTAA
- a CDS encoding Plasma-membrane choline transporter family protein (Plasma-membrane choline transporter family protein; INVOLVED IN: biological_process unknown; LOCATED IN: plasma membrane; EXPRESSED IN: 22 plant structures; EXPRESSED DURING: 13 growth stages; CONTAINS InterPro DOMAIN/s: Protein of unknown function DUF580 (InterPro:IPR007603); Has 948 Blast hits to 937 proteins in 182 species: Archae - 0; Bacteria - 0; Metazoa - 503; Fungi - 120; Plants - 118; Viruses - 0; Other Eukaryotes - 207 (source: NCBI BLink).): MRGPLGAVIGRYTSSDGSAPNDGIIKHNRKCRDITFLIIFIAFWVSMIVNSSFGFNQGNPLRLTYGLDYEGNVCGSKHRHRDLTQLELRYWLNPNQVYESGLKDGELKLANARTICLLDCPAPSDDTLNWVCDYPDGEIRLKMNDWIDRNYDYFEFLTPEMRNSSLQLQGPCYPVIFPSVNVYWSCQYIARASNSSLRHWQQMGGVNIQEDMIIDKSIRRSMNSRASVLKRYVADIGKSWPVLIVCGGLVPLFLSIIWLLLIRHFVAAMPWITVVLFNMLLISVTVFYYLKAGWIGNDAVTPIIGEHDPYFHVYGRELTHVRGVAILMTFISVVAILTSIAIIRRILMATSVLKVAAKVIGEVQALIIFPAIPFAMLAIFYMFWISAALHLFSSGQVVQNNCNNTNCCAYDLVLKKVNCDRCCGYSIHYTPHITIAIFFHLFGCYWATQFFIASSATVIAGSVASYYWAQGEASPEIPFLPVFASMKRLARYNLGSVALGSLIVSFVESVRFILEAIRRKTKVSGTIPDHWFWRMAHYTSRGCLKSVEWTIKSVNRNAYIMIAITGKSFCKSSAIATELIISNILRIGKVNVIGDVILFLGKLCVSLFSALFGFLMLDSHRYRASHNKVSSPLLPVLACWALGYIVATLFFAVVEMSIDTIILSFCQDSEENQGNAQHAPPLLLETLDSNQEEEVQSLTH; encoded by the exons ATGAGAGGACCTTTAGGAGCAGTGATTGGAAGATATACTTCAAGTGATGGGAGTGCTCCAAATGATGGGATCATCAAGCACAATAGAAAGTGCAGAGATATTACgtttctcatcatcttcattgcCTTTTGGGTTTCAATGATTGTCAATTCCAGCTTTGGTTTCAACCAAGGCAACCCATTAAG ACTCACATATGGATTGGACTATGAAGGGAATGTGTGTGGTAGCAAGCATCGTCACCGTGACCTTACTCAACTTGAGCTTAGATATTGGTTAAACCCTAACCAAGTTTATGAAAGTGGTTTGAAAGATGGGGAACTTAAATTGGCTAATGCTAGAACTATTTGTCTCTTGGATTGCCCTGCACCTTCTGATGATACTCTCAACTGGGTATGTGACTATCCTGACGGCGAGATTCGTCTCAAGATGAATGATTGGATCGATAGGAACTATGattattttgagtttcttaCTCCAGAAATGAGGAATTCCTCTCTTCAGCTTCAGGGTCCTTGTTACCCTGTAATATTCCCTAGTGTGAATG tTTATTGGAGCTGCCAATATATTGCTCGTGCTTCAAATTCATCCTTACGCCACTGGCAGCAGATGGGTGGTGTTAATATTCAAGAGGACATGATCATAGACAAATCAATTAGAAGGTCAATGAACTCTCGTGCCTCAGTTCTAAAG CGTTATGTGGCTGATATTGGGAAGTCATGGCCAGTATTGATCGTTTGTGGAGGCCTTGTTCCACTGTTTCTATCCATTATTTGGCTGCTTCTTATTCGACATTTTGTTGCCGCCATGCCCTGGATAACTGTTGTCCTTTTCAACATGCTCTTAATATCAGTCACAGTGTTCTATTACCTGAAAG CTGGATGGATTGGGAATGATGCTGTAACACCTATTATTGGTGAGCATGACCCATACTTTCATGTGTATGGTCGA GAACTGACTCATGTTCGTGGAGTTGCCATTCTGATGACTTTTATCTCTGTTGTTGCTATTCTCACTTCAATTGCCATTATCCGCCGAATTCTCATGGCAACATCAGTCCTCAAG GTAGCTGCTAAAGTAATTGGAGAAGTTCAAGCGCTTATTATATTCCCGGCTATACCGTTCGCGATGCTAGCAATATTCTATATGTTCTGGATATCAGCGGCTCTCCATCTCTTCAGTTCTGGTCAAGTTGTTCAGAACAACTGCAACAACACTAACTGCTGTGCGTATGATCTCGTGTTAAAGAAAGTTAATTGTGACCGTTGTTGCGGTTATAGCATACATTACACCCCTCACATCACCATTGCTATATTCTTCCACCTGTTTGGTTGCTATTGGGCTACACAGTTCTTCATTGCATCTTCTGCGACAGTGATTGCTGGCTCTGTTGCCTCCTATTATTGGGCTCAAGGGGAAGCATCG CCAGAGATACCGTTTCTTCCTGTTTTCGCATCAATGAAGCGGCTTGCACGCTACAACCTAGGATCCGTGGCTCTTGGTTCACTCATTGTCTCTTTTGTTGAGTCTGTTCGGTTCATTCTCGAAGCAATTCGTCGTAAAACAAAAGTAAGCGGGACCATACCTGATCACTGGTTTTGGAGAATGGCTCATTACACTTCACGTGGTTGTCTCAAAAGTGTGGAGTGGACCATCAAATCGGTTAACCGTAATGCCTACATAATG ATTGCTATAACAGGGAAAAGCTTCTGCAAATCGTCTGCAATCGCGACAGAGCTGATCATAAGCAACATTCTGAGGATAGGGAAAGTTAATGTGATAGGAGATGTTATATTGTTTCTAGGAAAGCTTTGTGTGAGTCTCTTCAGTGCTCTCTTTGGCTTCTTGATGTTGGATTCGCACCGATATCGTGCTTCTCACAACAAAGTCTCATCCCCGCTATTACCTGTTTTG GCATGTTGGGCATTGGGGTATATTGTGGCAACACTTTTCTTTGCGGTGGTTGAGATGTCGATAGACACCATCATTCTCTCCTTCTGTCAAGACTCAGAGGAGAATCAAGGGAATGCTCAGCACGCACCACCTCTTCTGCTTGAAACTTTAGATAGCAATCAGGAGGAAGAGGTTCAGAGTCTTACTCACTGA
- the SDE5 gene encoding silencing defective 5 (silencing defective 5 (SDE5); FUNCTIONS IN: molecular_function unknown; INVOLVED IN: production of ta-siRNAs involved in RNA interference; LOCATED IN: cellular_component unknown; EXPRESSED IN: 21 plant structures; EXPRESSED DURING: 12 growth stages; CONTAINS InterPro DOMAIN/s: Domain of unknown function DUF1771 (InterPro:IPR013899); BEST Arabidopsis thaliana protein match is: smr (Small MutS Related) domain-containing protein (TAIR:AT5G58720.1).), producing the protein MALSTEKLLDFSDTKKYADVGISNEVMSKVDPQRQSTSCNQMELQKISQSVGARTFTGSQEGRNAKNGLEKEVLEALFSGAERYVDKPKVTRHFGERRPGVAGRPVFKPLEDPFQERVVAVKQSSNTSKEDDDENEFKAHRKAVREHLNQMKEYYGAAAEAFSKGETERAHRLVEKGHFFGQKAREADDKSVAKMIDVNQEDDSTYEEDEVVTVNMNEHEAKEALRLLKRQLIYFSGISSFKYLRVQLGEKKEDFKSKRKHIVKLLEGESIPWTEEDGGLVIMIRVDEIDPKKLSFAKK; encoded by the exons ATGGCTCTT AGTACGGAGAAACTGCTTGACTTTTCTGATACCAAGAAATATGCTGATGTTGGAATTTCCAATGAAGTT ATGTCAAAAGTTGATCCTCAAAGACAATCTACATCCTGCAACCAAATGGAACTACAAAAAATTTCTCAGAG TGTTGGAGCAAGAACCTTTACAGGTTCACAGGAAGGGCGTAATGCTAAGAATGGTCTTGAAAAGGAAGTTTTAGAAGCTTTGTTCTCAGGTGCGGAAAGATATGTGGACAAACCAAAAGTAACTCGACATTTTGGAGAAAGGAGACCTGGAGTTGCTGGTCGTCCTGTTTTTAAACCTCTGGAAGACCCTTTTCAAGAGAGAGTAGTTGCTGTGAAACAATCGTCCAATACATCTAAAGAAG ATGACgatgaaaatgaatttaagGCACATCGTAAAGCAGTACGCGAGCATTTGAATCAGATGAAAGAATATTATGGAGCT GCTGCAGAAGCATTCTCCAAAGGAGAAACCGAGCGAGCACACAGACTCGTGGAGAAG GGACacttttttggacaaaaagcTCGAGAAGCAGATGACAAATCTGTAGCAAAGATGATTGACGTCAA TCAAGAAGATGATTCAACTTACGAGGAAGACGAGGTAGTGACAGTAAATATGAATGAACACGAAGCAAAAGAAGCTCTTCGTCTTCTCAAGCGCCAACTTATTTACTTCTCTGGCATTTCAT CTTTCAAGTACCTCAGAGTCCAATTGGgtgagaagaaggaagatttCAAGAGCAAACGAAAG caTATCGTAAAGCTGCTGGAGGGAGAATCCATTCCTTGGACTGAAGAAGATGGCGGCCTCGTGATAATGATTCGGGTTGATGAGATTGACCCCAAGAAATTGAGTTTTGCCAAGAAATAA
- the SDE5 gene encoding silencing defective 5 (silencing defective 5 (SDE5); CONTAINS InterPro DOMAIN/s: Domain of unknown function DUF1771 (InterPro:IPR013899); BEST Arabidopsis thaliana protein match is: smr (Small MutS Related) domain-containing protein (TAIR:AT5G58720.1); Has 92 Blast hits to 92 proteins in 30 species: Archae - 0; Bacteria - 4; Metazoa - 16; Fungi - 4; Plants - 47; Viruses - 0; Other Eukaryotes - 21 (source: NCBI BLink).), protein MSKIASSSNSDPDSRSLQVLLDTFGSRFSLDDIAAAYCQASQNVDVAGEILSAMAEKTPQCDQVEMKTATSKPTQVYVPKEVPRQEDSKAKVWRPKRNSISNGTVSSVIGKEYARTRPISNAPKEATKPLKINSRDIPETEIWSEEMRKSNEGKISRAPTDVEEFIVKMLGEGFQASQEVIHQVLGVCGYDVKKSTEKLLDFSDTKKYADVGISNEVMSKVDPQRQSTSCNQMELQKISQSVGARTFTGSQEGRNAKNGLEKEVLEALFSGAERYVDKPKVTRHFGERRPGVAGRPVFKPLEDPFQERVVAVKQSSNTSKEDDDENEFKAHRKAVREHLNQMKEYYGAAAEAFSKGETERAHRLVEKGHFFGQKAREADDKSVAKMIDVNQEDDSTYEEDEVVTVNMNEHEAKEALRLLKRQLIYFSGISSFKYLRVQLGEKKEDFKSKRKHIVKLLEGESIPWTEEDGGLVIMIRVDEIDPKKLSFAKK, encoded by the exons ATGTCAAAGATTGCAAGCTCTTCGAATAGTGATCCTGATTCAAGAAGCTTACAAGTGCTTCTCGATACTTTTGGTTCTCGTTTTTCTCTTGATGACATTGCCGCTGCTTACTGCCAAGCTAGCCAGAATGTCGATGTAGCTGGTGAGATTCTCTCTGCAATGGCTGAAAAGACGCCTCAATGTGACCAAGTTGAAATGAAGACAGCAACCTCAAAACCAACTCAGGTCTATGTTCCTAAGGAAGTTCCACGACAAGAGGATAGCAAAGCGAAAGTATGGAGGCCGAAGAGAAATTCTATATCAAATGGTACTGTTTCAAGTGTTATTGGTAAGGAGTATGCTAGAACCAGGCCTATATCAAATGCTCCCAAAGAAGCAACTAAACCATTGAAGATAAACTCAAGGGATATTCCAGAAACTGAGATATGGAGTGAAGAAATGCGAAAAAGTAACGAGGGAAAGATAAGCAGGGCTCCAACTGATGTTGAGGAATTTATTGTTAAGATGCTTGGAGAAGGTTTTCAAGCTAGCCAAGAAGTCATTCACCAGGTTCTTG GCGTATGCGGATATGATGTGAAGAAG AGTACGGAGAAACTGCTTGACTTTTCTGATACCAAGAAATATGCTGATGTTGGAATTTCCAATGAAGTT ATGTCAAAAGTTGATCCTCAAAGACAATCTACATCCTGCAACCAAATGGAACTACAAAAAATTTCTCAGAG TGTTGGAGCAAGAACCTTTACAGGTTCACAGGAAGGGCGTAATGCTAAGAATGGTCTTGAAAAGGAAGTTTTAGAAGCTTTGTTCTCAGGTGCGGAAAGATATGTGGACAAACCAAAAGTAACTCGACATTTTGGAGAAAGGAGACCTGGAGTTGCTGGTCGTCCTGTTTTTAAACCTCTGGAAGACCCTTTTCAAGAGAGAGTAGTTGCTGTGAAACAATCGTCCAATACATCTAAAGAAG ATGACgatgaaaatgaatttaagGCACATCGTAAAGCAGTACGCGAGCATTTGAATCAGATGAAAGAATATTATGGAGCT GCTGCAGAAGCATTCTCCAAAGGAGAAACCGAGCGAGCACACAGACTCGTGGAGAAG GGACacttttttggacaaaaagcTCGAGAAGCAGATGACAAATCTGTAGCAAAGATGATTGACGTCAA TCAAGAAGATGATTCAACTTACGAGGAAGACGAGGTAGTGACAGTAAATATGAATGAACACGAAGCAAAAGAAGCTCTTCGTCTTCTCAAGCGCCAACTTATTTACTTCTCTGGCATTTCAT CTTTCAAGTACCTCAGAGTCCAATTGGgtgagaagaaggaagatttCAAGAGCAAACGAAAG caTATCGTAAAGCTGCTGGAGGGAGAATCCATTCCTTGGACTGAAGAAGATGGCGGCCTCGTGATAATGATTCGGGTTGATGAGATTGACCCCAAGAAATTGAGTTTTGCCAAGAAATAA
- the SDE5 gene encoding silencing defective 5, with protein MLRNLLLRCLEKVFKLAKKSFTRFLSTEKLLDFSDTKKYADVGISNEVMSKVDPQRQSTSCNQMELQKISQSVGARTFTGSQEGRNAKNGLEKEVLEALFSGAERYVDKPKVTRHFGERRPGVAGRPVFKPLEDPFQERVVAVKQSSNTSKEDDDENEFKAHRKAVREHLNQMKEYYGAAAEAFSKGETERAHRLVEKGHFFGQKAREADDKSVAKMIDVNQEDDSTYEEDEVVTVNMNEHEAKEALRLLKRQLIYFSGISSFKYLRVQLGEKKEDFKSKRKHIVKLLEGESIPWTEEDGGLVIMIRVDEIDPKKLSFAKK; from the exons ATGTTGAGGAATTTATTGTTAAGATGCTTGGAGAAGGTTTTCAAGCTAGCCAAGAAGTCATTCACCAGGTTCTTG AGTACGGAGAAACTGCTTGACTTTTCTGATACCAAGAAATATGCTGATGTTGGAATTTCCAATGAAGTT ATGTCAAAAGTTGATCCTCAAAGACAATCTACATCCTGCAACCAAATGGAACTACAAAAAATTTCTCAGAG TGTTGGAGCAAGAACCTTTACAGGTTCACAGGAAGGGCGTAATGCTAAGAATGGTCTTGAAAAGGAAGTTTTAGAAGCTTTGTTCTCAGGTGCGGAAAGATATGTGGACAAACCAAAAGTAACTCGACATTTTGGAGAAAGGAGACCTGGAGTTGCTGGTCGTCCTGTTTTTAAACCTCTGGAAGACCCTTTTCAAGAGAGAGTAGTTGCTGTGAAACAATCGTCCAATACATCTAAAGAAG ATGACgatgaaaatgaatttaagGCACATCGTAAAGCAGTACGCGAGCATTTGAATCAGATGAAAGAATATTATGGAGCT GCTGCAGAAGCATTCTCCAAAGGAGAAACCGAGCGAGCACACAGACTCGTGGAGAAG GGACacttttttggacaaaaagcTCGAGAAGCAGATGACAAATCTGTAGCAAAGATGATTGACGTCAA TCAAGAAGATGATTCAACTTACGAGGAAGACGAGGTAGTGACAGTAAATATGAATGAACACGAAGCAAAAGAAGCTCTTCGTCTTCTCAAGCGCCAACTTATTTACTTCTCTGGCATTTCAT CTTTCAAGTACCTCAGAGTCCAATTGGgtgagaagaaggaagatttCAAGAGCAAACGAAAG caTATCGTAAAGCTGCTGGAGGGAGAATCCATTCCTTGGACTGAAGAAGATGGCGGCCTCGTGATAATGATTCGGGTTGATGAGATTGACCCCAAGAAATTGAGTTTTGCCAAGAAATAA